The proteins below come from a single Juglans regia cultivar Chandler chromosome 12, Walnut 2.0, whole genome shotgun sequence genomic window:
- the LOC108999560 gene encoding cytochrome P450 704C1-like: MDILSVVLTFIAFSLLFVILTLSVLLIRTFTGKSVTNQNYPPVHGTVFHQLLYFNKLYDHQTESAKKQRTFRLLTPGQSEIYTTDIQNIEHILKTNFDKYSKGEHNQDISTDLFGQGIFIVDGEKWRQQRKLASFEFSTRVLRNFSCSVFKRNAAKLVRAVSKLSDAGLAFDMQDILMRCTLDSIFKVGFGVELNCLEGSSKEGIAFMKAFDDSNALVYWRYVDPFWKLKRFLNVGCEAVLKKNIKIINDFVHEVIRTKRKLLAVQRDCDEKEDILSRFLVESTRQPEIMNDQYLRDIILNFMIAGKDSSANTLSWFIFMLCKNPLIQEKIAQEVRDVTGRHGEGANVDEFVENITDATLDHMHYLHAALTETLRLYPAVPVDGRCTEMDDTLPDGYRLRKGDGVYYMAYAMGRMPYIWGEDAEEFRPERWLKNGIFQPESPFKFIAFHAGPRMCLGKDFAYRQMKIVSIALLRFFRFKLADATKNVTYRTMFTLHIDGGLPVCAISRTE; this comes from the exons ATGGATATCCTCTCCGTTGTCTTGACTTTCATAGCCTTTTCGCTACTCTTTGTCATCCTAACCTTATCTGTTCTCCTGATCAGAACCTTCACCGGAAAATCCGTCACGAACCAGAACTACCCTCCCGTGCATGGTACTGTCTTCCATCAACTCTTATACTTCAACAAACTCTACGACCACCAAACAGAATCTGCCAAGAAACAGCGGACCTTCCGGCTCCTCACTCCTGGACAAAGCGAGATATACACGACGGACATACAAAATATCGAGCATATACTAAAAACCAACTTCGACAAGTACTCGAAAGGTGAGCATAATCAGGATATTAGCACTGATCTCTTTGGCCAGGGGATATTCATTGTGGACGGGGAGAAGTGGCGGCAGCAGAGGAAGCTTGCGAGCTTTGAGTTCTCCACGAGAGTGCTTAGAAATTTCAGCTGTTCTGTGTTCAAAAGAAATGCTGCTAAGTTGGTTAGAGCCGTTTCTAAGTTATCGGATGCTGGCCTTGCCTTTGATATGCAG GACATACTAATGAGATGCACTTTGGATTCCATATTCAAAGTAGGGTTCGGGGTAGAACTGAATTGCTTGGAGGGGTCGAGCAAGGAGGGAATTGCTTTCATGAAGGCTTTTGATGATTCAAATGCTTTGGTCTATTGGCGCTATGTCGATCCATTCTGGAAGTTGAAGAGGTTTCTTAACGTTGGGTGCGAGGCTGTCCTTAAGAAgaacatcaaaattatcaaCGATTTTGTGCACGAAGTGATTAGGACCAAGAGGAAACTGCTGGCAGTGCAACGAGATTGC GATGAAAAGGAGGACATACTTTCAAGGTTCTTGGTGGAGAGCACAAGGCAACCAGAGATAATGAATGATCAATATCTACGGGACATAATTCTGAATTTCATGATAGCCGGCAAAGATTCGAGTGCAAATACTCTCTCATGGTTCATCTTTATGCTCTGCAAGAACCCtctaattcaagaaaaaattgcACAAGAAGTGAGAGATGTCACTGGTCGCCATGGCGAAGGAGCTAATGTGGATGAGTTCGTGGAGAATATAACTGATGCAACACTGGATCATATGCATTATCTTCATGCCGCATTGACAGAGACCTTGAGGTTATACCCTGCAGTTCCAGTG GATGGAAGGTGTACAGAAATGGATGACACACTTCCTGATGGATATAGACTAAGAAAAGGGGATGGGGTATATTACATGGCCTATGCAATGGGCAGGATGCCTTATATTTGGGGAGAAGATGCAGAGGAGTTCCGACCCGAAAGATGGCTAAAAAATGGGATCTTTCAGCCCGAATCACCGTTCAAATTCATAGCATTTCAT GCCGGTCCTCGAATGTGTCTGGGGAAGGACTTTGCTTACAGGCAGATGAAAATAGTTTCTATTGCTCTTCTTCGCTTCTTCCGATTCAAACTAGCTGATGCTACCAAAAATGTTACCTACAGGACGATGTTCACACTTCACATTGATGGAGGCCTCCCTGTTTGTGCAATTTCTAGGACAGAATAG